One stretch of Danio rerio strain Tuebingen ecotype United States chromosome 6, GRCz12tu, whole genome shotgun sequence DNA includes these proteins:
- the camk1a gene encoding calcium/calmodulin-dependent protein kinase type 1 isoform X1, whose protein sequence is MPLGEDENGWKKKTTDIKENYDFKEVLGTGAFSEVFLAEEKKTQRLVAIKCIPKKALEGKENSIENEIAVLHRIKHENIVSLEDIFESQSHLYLVMQLVSGGELFDRIVEKGFYTERDASKLIRQILDAVKYLHDMGIVHRDLKPENLLYYSMEEDSNIMISDFGLSKIEDSGSVMSTACGTPGYVAPEVLAQKPYSKAVDCWSIGVISYILLCGYPPFYDENDAKLFEQILKAEYEFDSPYWDDISDSAKDFISHLMEKDPSLRYTCEQALLHPWISGDTALDKNIHESVSAQIKKNFAKSKWKQAFNATAVVRHMRRLQLSTSLEGPSQITSTSPYRHLLLPAKELDQRDEEEEEEEEEEENGSPSVDGRRGSADRDSLRSCAYCCRPTSRI, encoded by the exons GGGGGCTTTCTCTGAGGTGTTTCTGGCTGAGGAGAAGAAGACCCAGCGACTTGTTGCCATTAAATGCATCCCTAAGAAAGCACTGGAGGGGAAAGAGAACAGCATCGAGAATGAGATTGCTGTGCTACACAG aaTAAAACATGAGAATATTGTTTCCCTGGAGGACATCTTCGAGAGTCAGTCACATTTGTATCTGGTCATGCAATT AGTATCAGGAGGAGAGCTCTTCGACAGGATTGTTGAAAAGGGTTTCTACACTGAGAGAGATGCCAGCAAACTCATCCGTCAGATATTAGATGCAGTGAAGTATCTGCATGATATGGGCATCGTACACAGAGACCTGAAG CCGGAGAATCTGCTGTATTACAGTATGGAGGAGGATTCGAATATCATGATCAGTGACTTTGGCCTGTCCAAGATCGAGGACTCTGGGAGTGTGATGTCCACTGCCTGCGGAACGCCTGGATACGTGG CTCCAGAGGTCTTGGCACAGAAACCATACAGTAAAGCTGTAGACTGTTGGTCCATAGGAGTCATTTCTTATATCCT TTTATGTGGCTACCCCCCATTTTATGATGAAAATGATGCCAAGCTGTTCGAGCAGATCTTAAAAGCAGAGTATGAGTTTGACTCTCCGTACTGGGACGATATCTCTGATTCAG CCAAGGACTTCATCAGTCACTTGATGGAGAAAGATCCGTCTCTGAGATACACGTGTGAACAGGCTTTACTGCACCCATG GATCTCTGGAGACACAGCGCTGGATAAGAACATTCATGAATCTGTCAGTGCTCAGATCAAGAAGAACTTTGCTAAAAGTAAATGGAAG CAAGCCTTCAATGCGACAGCAGTGGTCAGACACATGCGGAGACTGCAGCTGAGCACCAGCCTCGAGGGTCCGAGCCAAATCACCAGCACCAGCCCGTACAGACACCTGCTGCTGCCCGCCAAAGAGCTCGACCAGcgggatgaggaggaggaggaagaggaggaggaggaggagaacg GCTCTCCCAGTGTGGACGGCCGTCGAGGCAGTGCTGATCGGGACAGTCTCAGGAGCTGTGCTTACTGCTGCCGACCAACCAGCAGGATCTGA
- the camk1a gene encoding calcium/calmodulin-dependent protein kinase type 1 isoform X2, whose translation MPLGEDENGWKKKTTDIKENYDFKEVLGTGAFSEVFLAEEKKTQRLVAIKCIPKKALEGKENSIENEIAVLHRIKHENIVSLEDIFESQSHLYLVMQLVSGGELFDRIVEKGFYTERDASKLIRQILDAVKYLHDMGIVHRDLKPENLLYYSMEEDSNIMISDFGLSKIEDSGSVMSTACGTPGYVAPEVLAQKPYSKAVDCWSIGVISYILLCGYPPFYDENDAKLFEQILKAEYEFDSPYWDDISDSAKDFISHLMEKDPSLRYTCEQALLHPWISGDTALDKNIHESVSAQIKKNFAKSKWKQAFNATAVVRHMRRLQLSTSLEGPSQITSTSPYRHLLLPAKELDQRDEEEEEEEEEEENGTIHSSLQSLS comes from the exons GGGGGCTTTCTCTGAGGTGTTTCTGGCTGAGGAGAAGAAGACCCAGCGACTTGTTGCCATTAAATGCATCCCTAAGAAAGCACTGGAGGGGAAAGAGAACAGCATCGAGAATGAGATTGCTGTGCTACACAG aaTAAAACATGAGAATATTGTTTCCCTGGAGGACATCTTCGAGAGTCAGTCACATTTGTATCTGGTCATGCAATT AGTATCAGGAGGAGAGCTCTTCGACAGGATTGTTGAAAAGGGTTTCTACACTGAGAGAGATGCCAGCAAACTCATCCGTCAGATATTAGATGCAGTGAAGTATCTGCATGATATGGGCATCGTACACAGAGACCTGAAG CCGGAGAATCTGCTGTATTACAGTATGGAGGAGGATTCGAATATCATGATCAGTGACTTTGGCCTGTCCAAGATCGAGGACTCTGGGAGTGTGATGTCCACTGCCTGCGGAACGCCTGGATACGTGG CTCCAGAGGTCTTGGCACAGAAACCATACAGTAAAGCTGTAGACTGTTGGTCCATAGGAGTCATTTCTTATATCCT TTTATGTGGCTACCCCCCATTTTATGATGAAAATGATGCCAAGCTGTTCGAGCAGATCTTAAAAGCAGAGTATGAGTTTGACTCTCCGTACTGGGACGATATCTCTGATTCAG CCAAGGACTTCATCAGTCACTTGATGGAGAAAGATCCGTCTCTGAGATACACGTGTGAACAGGCTTTACTGCACCCATG GATCTCTGGAGACACAGCGCTGGATAAGAACATTCATGAATCTGTCAGTGCTCAGATCAAGAAGAACTTTGCTAAAAGTAAATGGAAG CAAGCCTTCAATGCGACAGCAGTGGTCAGACACATGCGGAGACTGCAGCTGAGCACCAGCCTCGAGGGTCCGAGCCAAATCACCAGCACCAGCCCGTACAGACACCTGCTGCTGCCCGCCAAAGAGCTCGACCAGcgggatgaggaggaggaggaagaggaggaggaggaggagaacgGTACGATTCACAGCAGTCTCCAATCACTGTCATAG